One window from the genome of Salvia miltiorrhiza cultivar Shanhuang (shh) chromosome 7, IMPLAD_Smil_shh, whole genome shotgun sequence encodes:
- the LOC130993334 gene encoding polyadenylate-binding protein-interacting protein 12-like has product MAVVENARASALTSSNRENDVVVDHRHHQQSSKAAANGQKSTTPTDQNFHLIQQKISNGHHQLAVNGNGVSQEEKLDGEDDGGEGFKREMRDLEEMLSKLNPMAEEFVPPSLTSLVGGRQMLAPPQAAAAGHFGYNANGFMIQQLLSSGVPTENSFRRKKNGYTHGKRRMNSRTSMAQRDDVIKRTVYVSDIDHQVTEEQLAALFIGCGQVVDCRVCGDPNSVLRFAFVEFTDEEGARNALSLAGTMLGYYPVRVLPSKTAIAPVNPTFLPRSEDEREMCARTIYCTNIDKKVTQADVKLFFESICGEVRRLRLLGDYHHSTRISFVEFVMAESAIAALNCSGAVLGSLPIRVSPSKTPVRPRAPRQSIH; this is encoded by the exons ATGGCGGTGGTGGAAAATGCCAGGGCTAGCGCGCTGACGTCATCGAATCGCGAGAACGACGTCGTGGTGGATCATCGCCACCACCAGCAGTCATCAAAGGCCGCCGCTAACGGCCAAAAGTCAACGACGCCGACCGATCAGAATTTCCACCTGATTCAGCAGAAGATATCCAACGGCCATCATCAGCTCGCCGTCAACGGAAATGGAGTATCGCAAGAGGAGAAATTGGACGGCGAGGATGATGGAGGGGAGGGGTTtaagagggagatgagagattTAGAGGAAATGTTGTCGAAATTGAACCCCATGGCCGAAGAATTCGTGCCGCCGTCGCTGACGTCACTCGTTGGCGGCCGCCAGATGCTTGCGCCCCCTCAAGCGGCAGCTGCTGGTCATTTTGGGTACAATGCTAATGGCTTTATGATTCAGCAGCTCCTTAGTTCAGGTGTTCCAACTGAAAATTCTTTTAGAAGG AAGAAAAATGGTTATACCCATGGAAAGCGGAGGATGAATAGTCGAACAAGCATGGCTCAAAGGGATGATGTGATTAAGAGGACAGTGTATGTTTCTGATATTGATCATCAG GTTACGGAAGAGCAACTTGCAGCACTTTTTATTGGCTGTGGTCAG GTTGTGGATTGTCGTGTTTGTGGTGACCCTAATTCTGTACTTCGCTTTGCGTTTGTTGAGTTCACTGACGAAG AAGGGGCAAGGAACGCCTTGAGTTTGGCAGGAACGATGCTTGGCTATTATCCAGTGAGAGTACTGCCTTCTAAAACTGCAATTGCTCCTGTTAATCCAACATTCTTGCCTAGG TCTGAGGATGAAAGGGAGATGTGCGCAAGGACTATTTATTGTACAAATATTGACAAGAAG GTCACTCAAGCAGATGTCAAACTCTTCTTCGAGTCCATTTGTGGCGAG GTTCGTCGGTTGAGGTTGCTTGGGGACTATCATCATTCTACTCGTATATCTTTTGTGGAGTTTGTAATG GCTGAAAGTGCGATTGCAGCACTGAACTGCAGTGGTGCTGTGTTGGGATCATTACCTATAAG GGTAAGCCCATCAAAGACTCCTGTTCGACCCCGTGCTCCCCGCCAGTCTATCCACTAA
- the LOC130993335 gene encoding uncharacterized protein LOC130993335 has translation MDSVLDTKTSLNTDFLGWMKSTATGSNISHHPHPPFSLGDAHDDGTTPAGGGVAAGFPFTGAQWQELERQAMIYKCMISCVPVPPHLLFPLDSSFPCGRYSRKGDPEPGRCKRTDGKKWRCSREVAPQQKYCERHLHRGRPRSRKPVEPNKKTRVEHTKTPPKTDYKETNSSKQPWMGPLQEDLNLLSYSYPEMDVAGGFIDERDVSLDLSMAMAVGKQIDDDFDAAKWLSPVSWERGGPLAEALSPATTVSSPSGVLHRTLFSHSDGSVCNSPTATFWL, from the exons ATGGATAGTGTTTTAGACACGAAAACATCATTAAACACTGATTTCCTTGGTTGGATGAAGAGCACTGCTACTGGATCCAACATTTCTCATCATCCCCACCCTCCATTTAGTCTTGGAGATGCTCATGATGATGGCACCACTCCTGCAG GTGGAGGAGTGGCGGCGGGTTTTCCATTCACAGGTGCACAATGGCAAGAACTGGAGAGACAAGCTATGATCTACAAATGCATGATTTCCTGTGTTCCTGTGCCGCCTCATCTTCTCTTTCCTCTCGATTCCTCATTCCCCT GCGGTCGATACAGCAGAAAAGGAGATCCGGAGCCCGGGCGGTGCAAGAGGACAGACGGGAAGAAATGGCGGTGCTCGCGAGAGGTGGCGCCGCAGCAGAAATACTGCGAGCGCCACCTCCACCGAGGCCGCCCTCGTTCAAGAAAGCCTGTGGAACCCAACAAGAAAACTCGTGTTGAACACACCAAAACGCCTCCAAAAACAGACTACAAGGAAACCAATAGCTCGAAGCAGCCGTGGATGGGACCGTTGCAGGAGGACCTGAATTTGCTCTCTTATAGTTATCCGGAAATGGATGTAGCAGGCGGATTCATCGACGAGAGAGATGTGTCCCTGGATCTATCAATGGCGATGGCGGTAGGGAAGCAAAtcgatgatgattttgatgcgGCTAAATGGCTGAGCCCTGTTTCGTGGGAACGAGGAGGGCCGCTCGCCGAAGCGCTGAGTCCGGCTACAACTGTCTCGTCGCCGTCCGGCGTTCTGCACCGGACTTTGTTCTCGCATTCCGACGGCAGTGTCTGCAACAGCCCCACTGCCACCTTTTGGCTCTAA